In Thunnus thynnus chromosome 4, fThuThy2.1, whole genome shotgun sequence, the DNA window tcttcaggttaggctaacccattgttgctaattTTAGAGCTAACAGAGTTACGCTACCAatggtttcccaggcaacgacacagaggtagACTCACAAACCGTAACAGTGCTGCCCAGAGACTCCctaacgctattgatttccgaatgaatgcatatttggtgttatttttgacattaaaaaattgggggggtgggggctgGCAGGAGTTCTTGTTATAATTatgggagaaacactgattcagttcGTTCAGTAAATGCTCGGTAAatgttgagtacagttagacccagcagtctccattaggttgggcgagttcaaagttctgaaaacaacaggggtGTTTCGAATACAACCccattttcacaggtaatttgttagtctgtccctcccaccACCGGAAATAATGGATTGATCCTGGAaggctattgatgtagcacttttctccttatgaaagtaacatggcaattattcgaccaatgagaatttggtcggacGAGAGcttatcgaccaactaatcgaccaggagactacagccctaatggTTATCCCCTATTCTGAGGCTGTAGTGGAAATGCATTTCATCCTAGGTTGGCTTGGTTCAGTGCAGCTAAAGCGGACCAACCCGGGCTAATAGAAAAACCCTATATGTGATCAGCCAACGCAGCACCTTGCCAGAAGACGTCAGGTTGCATTGCTGCAAAAGTTGATTCCGGTTCAACCTTTTTGCCGGACAaccactgcatttttttttgccactatGTCAATGCACTGCCCCCATTCAAGTGATTGTGAGGCTTTTTTTCACGCAGACCTGATGTCGGTTTGAACACCCCCTTATACAACCAGTGGtgataaaatagatttttttttttacctcggTATGACAAAGTATCTGAGTATCTTCAGTGTTAATCGTTGTTGCCCTAATTATAAACACTACTTCTGTGTTGACTCAAAGTAGGTGAGCAGAACGTCCAAATGTTGCTTTCAGGAATGGAGAAGTTGAATTGATCACATTTCTTGATAATCATTGATACTCATAATTTTGGAACAATGTTTCAACTTTCAGCCTTGATCAAAAACATGAAtgcaaaattaaatttaagacatttgaatcatttaacaacaaaaaaaaacaatttaaagaaGATAAATATTGGTTATGTGACAATCTTGTAGCAAGGAATTTCTctaaatgtgagaaaatgtttaTGGACACTCACCATCTTTTTATATTCAACCAGTCTTTCATGGATGTTTTAGGATAAATTGCAACCATGTGTAAGCCACATTAATCATATCCCtctatgttttttgtttgtgtcttttttcctctcagacCCCGCTCTTAATAGAGACTGTCCCCTCGACTGCAAGGTTTATGTTGGGAATCTAGGAAACAACGGAAATAAGACAGAGTTAGAAAGGGCTTTTGGATATTATGGCCCTTTAAGAAGTGTGTGGGTTGCCAGGAATCCCCCGGGCTTTGCCTTTGTAGAGTTTGAAGATCCCAGAGATGCATCTGATGCTGTGAGAGAACTAGATGGAAGGTAACACCTTTTCTTAGTATTGTTCTTtttgaagttttctttttttattatttttttttaaactttccaaCTAATGTTatcaccttcttttttttttctctcgttAGAACCATGTGTGGCTGTCGAGTGCGTGTTGAATTATCCACCGGGGAAAAGCGCTCTAGAAGCCGTGGCCCCCCTCCATCTTGGAGTAGACGCCCTCGTGATGAAATCAGACGGCGCAGTCCTCCAGTCAGACGCAGGTATGCATTTCCTACTTGACGATTAATGttaccattttatttaaaatctaatttgcagtgtttttttaaaagcacaaatgaCAAAGCAGATTTCACATTCTCCACACACTGTAAGCATCAGTTGTTTGAGTCCTTCGAACTATAAATTAGTTTGGCAAAGCTGAATAAATCTGCCAACCTCTCACACTGGCAAACAAAtctcttgtgtttttgcatCTTAAACTAATTAAAGCTTtgtcaacttaaaaaaaaaaaaatagcgaTTTGAAGTTTCTAATTGGTCATCTCCATGGCCTGAATTTAATTTTTACGCTTAATGTTGTAGATCacttcagtaaaataaaatcattatttgcacACATACAATATGAGTTCATCAATAGATAACCTGTGGATCTGGCTGCTTcgtgatttgatttattgatgtcactcctttgctttctttttttttttttttttttttttttttttttactaatccGATCCCACATTAACTGGAGTGATcctcctttttaaagaaaaaaaaaagcttggaaACATTTTGTCCTACGTTTCAAAAAGTAATTTTGTCTGTGCCAATTTAAGGTAGACAGCCAAGTCCAAAGGCGGCTTATGTCAGCACTTGACTATTTATGAACtcttataataaaaatatgtatgtaaaaacacttaactcTACCAGAATTAAATTGCTGTACGGGGACATCTTAAGAGGCACAGTTAGCACTTCATCAtccattaaacatttttataggAACTTTTTAGAATTACTTTCTGCAGGtgtaaattttgttttctttctgagtTCAGTTGCCATCTATTAATAAAACTGAACCCCGTTGCAGAGTCACCACCACGCTTCTCACCATCTGAGTCAGTCAACTAGTCCTCTTTCAGCATCATGTGACTGCTGTCCAGCGAGCCCCAATCAGCTTGGCTGGTGTTGTCACATGACCCAGGCGCACCGCCAGTCGTCAGGTTCCACCAACCTTTTGGTTCCTGCGCATGCAGTTCCcagcatcctcctcttcttcctccaacCTTAACCCAATCGACAGCGGTCCACTTCACATTATCAACCAATCAGCGTCTTTACTCTTACTATTCTCCAAACAACTACTGTATCAACGGGAAGAGCCCTTGGCTTACATCCCTCCCCATCCTTCCCCCCAAAAAAGGCAGGGAAAATCTACAACTACCCCCTCCAACCAGCCACCAAGCAACTTCATATCTCCAACATTTGCATCATGTGGCAAATCCTCTCTGCAATTCGACCTCCCTCACCATCAGTCTGGCTACCTTGCGTCATTTCTATCTTGTCCAAATCCCCCAAAATAGTAAGTTGCTTTTATCCTGCTCTTTGTAGTTTTTATGCTTAATCTAGCTTTCAAAGCTGCTTGACAGTTTTCCCTCAGCACTTATGTAATTTAGACCATTAGACCAATTTCAGTGCAGAGTTGCAAAAGTCTAAAGATCAAAAGTTGTGGTCAAGGAACTTTGGCTGTGGGTTTTTAATCAGTTGTTCACAGTGCAATTGTGCTGAGTGCATTTTCATGGCTCGACATTAGGCCATTGTGAGTAATATCCATCGGTATAAAGTGTACTTTGACTTCGTAGTTTTTTACTATCTTGTTTTTACACATCAGTATTATTTCATCTGGAGTGCACCAGTGTCCTAATTAAAAAATCACATtgaaaatttaagtgttatcaaGGATGTTTTGCAGCCACTGATCTTTTGAGGTTGTAGGTTACAGATGGTTTCGGTGCTACAGTGATGAGTCTTACCACTGGTTCAGTTTTCTGTATCTGATTAGATCTGTTTCCATTgaaatacatttacttttatCATATACTTTGCAAAGATACTAGTATTGCACAGTATACTGCCAGTGTTTAAAACCAATTTTCTACCACCACTGCAGGAGACAGACAATTCTTGTAGTATATTTTACTTGATGTTTCCCAGGCGAGCCTTAATGTCGAGCCCTGATTTTGTTCTTAATATATTTCAATCTGGCTCCATGTTTGGTGCTCATTGGGCACAAAGTTCCCATTTAATgagaatgaataataatgaattgATCTTGATGAACTCCGTCAAGATCTCATGGATGCAGATGATCCTTCTGTTAACAGTCTAGGAACAACATGTAACCACGTTTCCACGTGTAACCAGAGGTTTCATAAGTGATGGAGAGGGTAAAATTTTCTgtcctaatttttttcatgtctttgcttCACCTACACCCCAGATcgccgaggaggaggagcctCAGCCGCAGTCGCAGCAGGTGAGCCcatgattaaatgtttttaaatactttttttttttttttttaactatgtGTTGAATTGAATTTTGTGGTTTTGTCCATCAGGTCTCTTTCAAGAGACAGGCGCAGATATAGATCTCTGTCCAGAGACAAGAACCGTAAGCGCTCAAGATCCTTCTCACGGTCAAGGAGGTGAGtttgttcattattattattattattattattatcattattattattatcattacaatatATAGAGTCTTAACTGTATTGCAGAAATATATCAAATTATTAGTAAGTCATTAACCAgttcattatttgtttttacagtcgCTCCCGGTCCAAcgagaggaaatgaaaacattacagGATGGTTGATCTACAGGATTCTGCAATGGTtgtgaaaatacaaatttttatagtcatgtttttctttttagattttatttgccAGCTCAAGGCAGCCTTAGGTTCTCAAAGTTACATCTTGTGTCATAGCAGTCTTTAGAATTAACAACAAAGGACTCaagtgttttttctcctttttgtcaGTTCTCATGGCAAGATTTTCCCATtttactgaaaaacattttttgcctTCAAATTTACTGTTCACATAAAATGAATTCTGTTACcctgcatgttttaaaatgaaatactggaatttttttttacattgccatcctgttatttttttaactgttgaattaaagtgcagtgtgtagaatttagtggtatctagcagaacggactccacagaaatggaatataatattcataactatgttttaattaatgtataagaacctgaaaataagaattgtttttattacctttggatgagccctttatatctacataggtagcgggtcctcttccatggagcccgccatgttgcaccgccatgttgtCACTGTAGctcagaatggacaaaccaaacactggttctagagagggcctttcagtttttttttttttgcaagtctCACAGCCACTGTAGATTCTCCTACAAGCttgggaggggtattcagttggttgcattCTGCAGCCTCACCACTAGGCGCCACCAAATCCTACATACTGGTTATGGTCAAGTTCATGTGacgttttatttgtttttgtttgcttcttttttttttcttttttttttaaaaaatatccatTGACATAAATTGCTAGCTAAAGGTTACTCTGAGATGCATAAGAGAAGTATAGTTTATAccagtgacagaaaacagactCACAGCAAATGTTGGAAATACCGGTGCTGTTATTTGCAGACTATCTTGAAGCCTAAAACATCATCAGACATCATCTGTAACTGTATTTTACCATATGTCACTTTTCCAAAAGAAGGCATTTATTCTCAATTCattctctgagctctgacaatTTATGCTGATGCAGTTAACTTgttcaataaatgtttttccaaGGTGACATTATCTCCTCTTTGCCTGTGCTTTGTTGGATAGTTAATAAGATACGAGAAAAAACTGGCCATGTGCAATGAGATTTttgaaaagtatgaaaaatgTAACTCGATTCATTTCAGGAAGTACGGTATGTTGTTGCTGTTAGGTGATAGAACTGCAAGTGTAACCCACACAGGAAGCTTTCAGTCATGGTTGCATTAAAAGGAACACCCATGTGTGAATTCTAACTACCGTTCAGCAGAGGCTGATACTTGACATTGCGAAGTAGCTCGTGAGACAACTGAAGTGCCAGATTTGGGTGGTAAGTACATATGATATAGTATCTATTTTGTACAAGGCCTGAAGATATTTAACTTAATTGTACCATAAAGCCATTTTATTTGATGGTAAATGTTATTTGGTGCAGTTCACCCTTATTAAGGAGATCTCTAAAATGCAGTTTTCACTTTAAAGTGAGTCTTTAGTTTggtgttaaaatgtttcaaGTCTCAAATCAATATGCACTGATGTTTGTGCTGTGACATGCTTGTTAGAAGAAAATGCTTCTTTAGAGTGTTTGCATGTAGTAGCTTAAAGGAAAAAGTTACaaatttaaacaatttatttgatgtttgatgaataGTCTAAATTTAGACTTGACTTACTGACACGTTGCACAACTGACTCTCATGCTATAGGATGAAAGACTTGAAGTCATGTCTGCTCagagtggaaagaaaaaaagatgggGCTCACGTCGCCGTGGGGGAAACCAAAGTGAAAGATCAGAGCCTGATGAGTTCCATGTAAAGGACATTACCTCTGTAGTGCAAGCCAACATACCAGAAGAAAATACTGAATCATTAAATATGTTATCTAATTCTGACTATTCCCAATTGGAAACCAAACATCCACCTTCACCAGAACTTATAGGGAACAGAAGAAAACTTGGATCTAGCCGTAGAAGTAAAGGAAGACAGCATGTCACTTCTGTTACTGAACCATACAACAAACCTAGAGAGGAAGTTGAGGAAAATACAAGTAATGAAACCTTTGAACCAACACAAATGTCACTAGCAATACAACCTGAGAGGCATACAGAATTAAGTCAAGGAAATGAGCATGATATCTTGTATGTGACACACGATAGCTCTTTGTATTCAGTCACTACGCAAGGTTATTCTTCTGAGGTTTATAACCCCAGCGGTTCAGAGGTTGACTTGGAAAGTTTAATtcccaaaaatgaaaatctgcaAGCAGAGCATGATCAAACAGAGACTGACTGTGAAGTGGTGTCTGATTCTTGTAAAATCATGCTGGGAGGAACAAACAAATCTGACACA includes these proteins:
- the srsf3a gene encoding serine/arginine-rich splicing factor 3a, producing the protein MGDPALNRDCPLDCKVYVGNLGNNGNKTELERAFGYYGPLRSVWVARNPPGFAFVEFEDPRDASDAVRELDGRTMCGCRVRVELSTGEKRSRSRGPPPSWSRRPRDEIRRRSPPVRRRSPRRRSLSRSRSRSLSRDRRRYRSLSRDKNRKRSRSFSRSRSRSRSNERK